One Ranitomeya variabilis isolate aRanVar5 chromosome 4, aRanVar5.hap1, whole genome shotgun sequence genomic window, GGAAGGGTGCGtctaatacacacatacacatctcCAGCACTTCCCCTTTACACTCATTTACTTATATGTCATTACTTTGACTCTCTGATATGTGTTTTATTGTACAGTTTGTCAAAAATACATGCTTACCCTGTGTGAGTTTTCCTTTGTGGTCAACAAAATAATTTtcgagtaaaatatttcccaccttTTTTATGTATGAGAATGACTTCTCCCTTTGTGAGACATTTCATGCTTAATAAGACTCcttttgttggtaaaatatttatcacaatctgaacatgaaaatggcttctcccctgtgtgatttctctggtgaCTAATAAGATGCGATATCTGCTTAAAaggttttccacattctgaacatgaaaatggtttctcccctgtatgagttctccgaTGTGTAAAAAGATGTGAtttatgtgtaaaacatttcccacattctgaacatgaatatggcttttcccctgtgtgagttttctgatgtgtAAAAAGATGTGATTTCTtagcaaaacatttctcacattctgtacatgcaaatggcttctcccctgtgtgaattctctgatgtgtaacaagacttgATCTATATGcaaaaaatttcccacattctgaacatgaaaatggcttcttccctgtgtgacttctctgatgtgtaataaggtttgatttatctgcaaaagatttatcacattctgaacacgaaaatggcttctcccccgtgtgagttctctgatgtgtaaaaaGATGTGATTTCTtggcaaaacatttctcacattctgtacacgaaaatggcttctccccggtgtgacttctctgatgtgtaacaagacttgATCTATATGCAAAaaatttcccacaatctgaacataaaaatggcttcttaccagtgtgacttctctgatgtataaAAAGATGTGATTTATGTGTAAAGCATTTCCAACATGCTGAACAAGAATatgacttctcccctgtgtgacttctctgatgtgtcaAAAGAAGTGATTTCTTgccaaaacatttctcacattctgaacatgcataTGACTTtactcctgtgtgaattctatAGTGTTTATCAAGTTTTGATTTatttacaaaacatttcccacattcagaacatgaatatggcttctcccctgagtgATTTTTCTGGTGtgcaacaagatttgatttatctgcaaaagatttctcacattctgaacatgaaaaaggcttctcacctgtgtgagtcctTTGATGTGTAACAAGTTTCGACTTACTTACAAAAATTTtaccacattgtgaacatgaatatggctcctCCCCTGTGTGAACTCTTTTTTCTCTAAGAAGCTTTACACTTTGGTTAAATGAAGAAAGGCCTTGTTTAAAATGATCAATTGATAGATCTTTTCTGTGAAATGATGTTGGTATTTCTGGAATAGTGGCATAAATGTCAGTTATATCTTGTGGGATATTAAggtcatctgatttaaaaactgaagaggCCAGTTGTCCCTCTGATCTTCTGGTGAAGTCATCTGTGAAGATTAAAGattatttttaaattaaatatcctgaattatatttttaaaatatccaTTGAAACTCATGTTGAAGTTATATAGCAAAATTCAATTATTTGCTAAGACAAAAACTTTTCACAAGGCAAGAGTAGACCTAAGAGCAGGAACCAGTAGAATAATAAGTTCTACCCTTTTTGTTCATTGTGCCTCTCAAATATTGCAATAATAAGCCTCCAAAAAGTATTATGTAGCACAAAATACCAATAAAGACTTCTAATCCCCCCAACCTCCCCAAAAACAAGACTCCACCTATATCTATCATCTGTCAATAGAAAAATAGAGGGTTTCCACTTTATTAGTAGATAGAGGGATCTTCAAAAGCAACATGGTTTCCAGTAACCAATCTAGCAAAATCTGTTATTTCAAAGCCAAACTTTCCCTTCGCTTCTGAGTTCTGCAGCTTGCCTTAACCccattagcatccacatgtttagcaTTGTGTTAACGGGAAAAACCCATTTAaacatttataataataatctttatttttatatagcgctgacatattccgcagcgctttacagtttgcacacattatcatcgctgtccccgacggggctcacaatctaaattccctatcagtatgtctttggaagtgtTCGTgttgccagaagcacaagctgggcatcaTTAATATGACATGAAAATGGTATATTGGCAATTTTCCCTCTTCAAATTCTAATACGTTAGTTTCCAGAGAATACCTGCAGGGTTAAAATAGTCACTACTCCTATAGATGAATTCACTGTGAAAAATTTAGTCAACTTTATTAGCTTTTCTACTGTTCTGATTATCTGCCATTCTGCTACCTTAGGTGATCTGCAAATGGTGCCCCtagactattctagcaaaatctgcattACAAtagccaaatggtgctccttcccatctgagccATGCCATGTGCCGAAACAGTAAAATTTTGTCCAAATCAAAAGAAGTCCAATTGTTCTACTACCTTTGTGAATTGTTAATTATTGTGATACACATAAAGGGTTACATTTCCTGAATACCATTTTTTTATACTATGAGGAGTGCAATTTTCTAAAATATAGGCCCTCCAAGTAACTTAAAAAGTGATTTGGTTCCCAGAAAAATAGGATTTGTATATTCCCTTGACATATGATAATTGGATAGTAAAGGCTTGTAACCACGTCATGACATTTGATGTAAGTTCATGTCATAGTTGGGAACGGGTTCCTGCAAAATGACAAACTTACATCATGGTAATCATGCGGGCCCAGGAGCAGTGCCAGCCTGATTTGCACCAGAAGTTTCGCCTAAGTGAAAATGGAGACGCGGCTGTAACAGCTAAAAGCGGTGCCTTTaccactgtgatggtgtgatatgctatatggGTATCAATTTtgcgtatatttatattttacttattttcattgtgttctcttgtaggatgagttgttatttgccatctgatattctccccacagttctgtattgttatctctccacagggtcagtgaataatgttgtttgctaatatgctaatgacatgttgacctagcttgttgaaacaatgagcccctgcgacccaccccctaacctgtgaatgaggagagggacttgtaaacatcagggaggtgagacagagatcagatcctgtgtggaaccatgatgtgaagagcatatcagagagaaagaagagtatatggactatgctatcctctgctggattgttggacttttatcctgttactgaactacaTTCTGGActagtgtatcctcagtgtggtggatcgtatatatggaccttttgtatttttgcgtaaataaaggttcttggatcttttcactcatctctcgctctgttgattgtgtgatactggagaaggaacctgtgacaaccgCCCTGGGCCATTTAGCCCCTAAATTCCACGACAGGTCCTTGCCGCATTTTCTGATAGCATCTGTCTGCAAAAAAATCTCCAGGACTCCTATAGCGATGTGGACTTGCTGCCAGCTATGGTAGCCTGTTTAGACCATGTCAAGAGCATGGTCTAAGAAGCtgttgtcagtgcagcactgacaattATGATGCATTACagtgctggtgcattgcaatgcattataccagttatcagagtaataaaagttaaaaGCCTATAGcgggattaaataaaaaaaaaattgtaataaagcttaaaaaaataaataaataacaaaatagAAAACAAATTTAAAATATTATACTAATAAATAGGTGTACATGTATATAAATactgccccaaaaaaataaaatc contains:
- the LOC143767525 gene encoding uncharacterized protein LOC143767525, whose product is MWCAALQVEVSSDPVSGDLLYKKIFLIYPSRMDRERNKMAERILHLTLEILFRLTGEDYTVVKKTSSERCQDHLSEGGGRPLSLFTGPPPHTLIHEDINDHKILELIYKMIELLTGEVPIRCQDVTVYFSMEEWEYLEGHKDLYKDIMMEVPQPLTSPVLSSKRTTPESCPRPLLPHDCKQEDPNVPQDHQDIDMSKIIIEPFVMDDVRCKEEIPTYDCPDDFTRRSEGQLASSVFKSDDLNIPQDITDIYATIPEIPTSFHRKDLSIDHFKQGLSSFNQSVKLLREKRVHTGEEPYSCSQCGKIFVSKSKLVTHQRTHTGEKPFSCSECEKSFADKSNLVAHQKNHSGEKPYSCSECGKCFVNKSKLDKHYRIHTGVKSYACSECEKCFGKKSLLLTHQRSHTGEKSYSCSACWKCFTHKSHLFIHQRSHTGKKPFLCSDCGKFFAYRSSLVTHQRSHTGEKPFSCTECEKCFAKKSHLFTHQRTHTGEKPFSCSECDKSFADKSNLITHQRSHTGKKPFSCSECGKFFAYRSSLVTHQRIHTGEKPFACTECEKCFAKKSHLFTHQKTHTGEKPYSCSECGKCFTHKSHLFTHRRTHTGEKPFSCSECGKPFKQISHLISHQRNHTGEKPFSCSDCDKYFTNKRSLIKHEMSHKGRSHSHT